One stretch of Candidatus Omnitrophota bacterium DNA includes these proteins:
- the pyrR gene encoding bifunctional pyr operon transcriptional regulator/uracil phosphoribosyltransferase PyrR: MKNNNTKIQVMDAQAVDNALKRMAHEIVERNQDASAIAIVGIRTRGEYLAERLSLALERITGNTLTRGVLDITLYRDDLMISDSQPVVRETDLSFDVSTKHIVLVDDVLYTGRTIRAALDAFIDFGRPKSIQLAILVDRGHRELPIRADYVGKNIPTSATQVVRVKLKEKDGVDEVCVFDGDLA; encoded by the coding sequence ATGAAAAATAATAATACCAAAATACAGGTTATGGATGCCCAGGCCGTTGATAATGCCCTAAAGCGAATGGCACATGAAATTGTTGAGCGCAATCAGGATGCCAGCGCGATAGCGATAGTGGGCATACGTACCCGGGGCGAATATCTCGCCGAGCGCTTGTCCTTGGCTCTGGAACGGATAACCGGCAATACACTGACCCGTGGTGTACTTGATATAACGCTTTACCGCGATGATTTAATGATTTCCGATTCCCAGCCCGTTGTGCGCGAAACAGACCTAAGCTTTGACGTGTCAACCAAGCATATAGTGCTTGTTGACGATGTCCTGTATACCGGCCGTACTATACGAGCGGCATTGGATGCTTTTATTGATTTTGGCAGGCCCAAATCAATACAGTTGGCTATTTTGGTGGACCGCGGGCACAGAGAATTGCCTATCAGAGCGGATTATGTCGGCAAGAACATACCCACATCCGCGACCCAGGTGGTCAGGGTAAAATTAAAAGAGAAAGATGGCGTTGATGAGGTGTGCGTTTTTGATGGAGACTTAGCGTGA
- a CDS encoding dihydroorotate dehydrogenase: MKKINTNNALEIDIGGLKLANPVMTASGTFGYTQECRELISVSELGAVITKSITLQPSPGNRPPRLWETTAGLLNAIGIQNEGLDDFVHSKLPLLKSAGTRIVASIAGVCRQDYEALAKALDATDVDAIEVNISCPNIEHKSPTTLFAQDPYTTSCIIRSVKKQTDKPVIAKLSPNVTDIGLIARAAEKAGADAVSMINTLIGMDVDIARGKPRLGNITGGLSGPAIKPVALAMVWQAYHRVKIPIIGIGGIMSTEDAIAFFLCGASAVQIGTANFVDPAAASNIIRGLRLYLKNRGMKNIRELIGQLKV, translated from the coding sequence ATGAAAAAGATAAATACGAATAATGCCTTGGAAATAGATATAGGAGGCCTCAAATTAGCCAATCCGGTTATGACAGCTTCCGGCACCTTTGGTTATACCCAGGAATGCAGAGAGCTTATAAGTGTCTCTGAATTAGGCGCTGTTATTACCAAATCCATAACCCTGCAGCCCAGCCCGGGTAACCGGCCTCCGCGTTTGTGGGAAACGACGGCAGGCCTGTTGAATGCGATAGGAATACAAAATGAAGGCCTTGATGATTTTGTCCACAGCAAACTCCCTCTTCTTAAATCAGCCGGCACGCGAATTGTAGCAAGCATTGCGGGCGTTTGCCGGCAGGATTATGAGGCTCTTGCCAAGGCGCTTGATGCTACGGACGTTGATGCTATAGAAGTGAACATATCCTGTCCGAACATAGAGCATAAAAGTCCGACTACGTTGTTTGCCCAGGATCCTTACACCACATCATGCATTATCAGGTCGGTAAAAAAACAGACGGACAAACCTGTTATCGCTAAGCTTTCGCCAAACGTTACCGATATCGGACTTATCGCGCGCGCTGCTGAAAAAGCAGGGGCTGACGCGGTCTCAATGATCAATACCCTGATTGGTATGGACGTTGATATCGCGCGCGGGAAACCCCGTTTGGGTAATATAACAGGAGGTTTGAGCGGGCCTGCGATAAAACCGGTTGCCCTTGCAATGGTATGGCAGGCCTATCATCGTGTTAAGATACCCATTATCGGCATAGGCGGTATTATGAGCACTGAAGATGCCATAGCATTTTTTTTATGCGGAGCATCAGCCGTGCAGATAGGCACGGCAAATTTTGTTGACCCCGCCGCTGCCAGCAACATCATCAGAGGGCTAAGGCTCTATTTGAAAAACCGTGGCATGAAAAATATCAGGGAACTTATAGGACAACTTAAGGTATGA
- the rsmI gene encoding 16S rRNA (cytidine(1402)-2'-O)-methyltransferase has product MGFGKLFIVSTPIGHLADMTYRAVETLKSVAVIACEDTRHTGILLSHYGIDKPLTSYFEHNKHFKSRGIINRLTRGEDVALVSDAGTPGISDPGYRVIHDAIDAGIEVVPVPGASAAAAALSVSGLPTDRFVFEGFLPPKTAARTKRLAELTQETRTIILYESPHRLCRALRDIQAVFGDIFMVCARELTKKFQEIRRQKVSALIAHFEETPARGEFVLLFNLRTQRELSP; this is encoded by the coding sequence ATGGGTTTTGGTAAATTATTTATCGTCTCAACTCCAATAGGCCATTTGGCGGACATGACATATCGCGCTGTTGAAACGCTTAAATCTGTTGCTGTGATAGCGTGCGAAGACACGCGGCATACCGGTATCTTGCTGTCGCATTACGGTATTGATAAACCGTTGACCAGTTATTTTGAACACAACAAACACTTCAAATCCAGGGGCATAATAAACAGGCTCACGCGCGGTGAAGATGTTGCCTTGGTAAGCGACGCGGGCACGCCCGGTATCAGCGACCCTGGCTACAGGGTGATTCATGATGCCATTGACGCGGGTATTGAGGTTGTGCCTGTTCCCGGTGCCAGCGCGGCGGCCGCGGCATTATCGGTTTCGGGACTGCCCACCGATCGGTTTGTGTTTGAGGGGTTTTTGCCTCCGAAAACAGCGGCACGGACAAAACGCCTTGCTGAATTAACGCAGGAAACACGCACAATAATACTTTATGAATCGCCTCACCGGCTGTGCCGGGCTCTGCGGGACATCCAAGCTGTTTTTGGCGATATATTTATGGTATGCGCGAGAGAACTTACAAAAAAATTCCAGGAAATCCGCAGGCAGAAGGTATCGGCGCTTATCGCGCATTTTGAAGAAACGCCTGCACGAGGGGAATTTGTTTTGTTGTTTAACTTAAGAACGCAAAGGGAGTTATCGCCGTGA
- a CDS encoding dihydroorotase → MSIIIKQGLVVDPSQGLRAIKDVLIENGKIVRIADCIIPGTSQAINAKGLVVMPGLVDMHAHLREPGREDKETIETATMAALAGGITSVLAMPNTTPCIDSAQAAGLLQKRIQKSAKANVFVAGALTKNRKGHALTDIEGLCNKSVLAFTDDGSSVDDEKLLSSAFDICRKTGVLIVCHCEDTALSAGGTVNRGFISTSMGLRGISKESEYKRVERDINIAESAQARIHIAHVSCAESVDVIRQAKAKGVKVTAETCPHYLMLCEDDVRGFDTNKKMNPPLRSCDDRNSLKRAVIDGVIDIVSTDHAPHTENEKDIEFERAAFGVIGLETMLPVTLTALYGNDSTDLTKIAQICSTGPARILGLKKGTLSAGSDADVVIFDPEREWMVEKRGIVSKSKNSAFLGMRLKGKVIFTILNGAVAYQA, encoded by the coding sequence ATGAGTATTATCATCAAACAGGGGCTCGTGGTAGATCCTTCTCAAGGATTGCGCGCGATAAAAGATGTATTAATAGAAAACGGTAAAATCGTTCGGATTGCGGATTGTATAATACCCGGCACATCGCAGGCGATAAACGCGAAAGGGCTTGTGGTTATGCCCGGACTGGTTGATATGCACGCGCACCTGCGCGAACCGGGCCGCGAAGACAAGGAAACCATAGAAACAGCCACCATGGCCGCGCTTGCCGGCGGCATTACATCCGTTCTTGCCATGCCCAATACCACTCCATGCATTGATTCCGCGCAGGCGGCGGGGCTTTTACAAAAGCGTATTCAAAAGTCAGCCAAGGCCAATGTGTTTGTCGCCGGAGCTCTAACCAAGAACAGAAAAGGCCACGCCTTGACGGATATTGAGGGGCTTTGCAATAAATCCGTATTGGCATTTACTGATGACGGTTCGTCTGTTGACGATGAAAAACTCCTTTCAAGCGCCTTTGATATATGCCGGAAAACAGGTGTTCTTATAGTATGCCACTGTGAAGATACCGCGCTTTCCGCCGGAGGTACGGTAAACAGGGGTTTTATTTCAACCAGCATGGGTCTGCGCGGGATTTCCAAGGAATCGGAATACAAAAGGGTTGAACGCGATATAAACATTGCTGAATCAGCGCAGGCTAGAATACACATTGCCCACGTAAGTTGTGCCGAAAGCGTGGACGTAATACGCCAGGCGAAAGCAAAAGGTGTTAAGGTTACGGCCGAAACGTGTCCTCATTATCTTATGCTTTGCGAGGACGATGTAAGGGGTTTTGATACCAACAAGAAGATGAATCCTCCGTTAAGAAGCTGCGACGATCGTAACTCCTTGAAGCGGGCGGTAATAGATGGCGTTATAGATATTGTCTCCACGGATCACGCCCCGCACACCGAGAATGAAAAAGACATAGAGTTTGAGCGGGCCGCTTTTGGCGTGATTGGGCTTGAGACCATGCTGCCGGTAACACTTACCGCTTTATACGGCAATGACAGCACCGATTTGACAAAGATTGCCCAGATATGCTCAACAGGACCAGCGCGCATTCTCGGCCTGAAAAAGGGCACTCTTTCCGCCGGCAGCGACGCAGACGTGGTAATATTTGACCCGGAGCGCGAATGGATGGTTGAAAAACGCGGCATTGTTTCCAAGTCAAAAAATTCCGCCTTTTTAGGAATGCGCTTAAAAGGTAAAGTTATTTTTACAATATTAAACGGTGCGGTTGCGTACCAGGCTTAA
- the pyrE gene encoding orotate phosphoribosyltransferase has translation MRESVFQQMLSATGAFLSGHFLLSSGLHSGGYLQCALFLSRPEYAAAMCRDIAVKLKKMKADIVIGPAYGGILVAYELARALHARAMFAERKDSVMQLRRGFTIKKGERVLIAEDVITTGRSVKEVMVAIRPYSPRIIGVVSLINRSAKNKPFGRIPFYSVKTLNIKTYTADKCPLCKANVPIAKPGSRQMPR, from the coding sequence ATGCGAGAGTCTGTTTTTCAGCAAATGCTTAGCGCAACAGGGGCTTTCTTGTCCGGCCATTTTTTATTATCAAGCGGTTTGCATAGCGGCGGTTACCTGCAATGCGCCCTGTTTTTGAGCAGGCCCGAATACGCGGCAGCTATGTGCCGGGACATAGCGGTAAAACTGAAAAAGATGAAAGCCGATATCGTCATCGGCCCTGCATATGGCGGTATTCTTGTGGCTTATGAATTGGCCCGGGCTCTTCACGCAAGGGCGATGTTCGCGGAAAGAAAAGATTCGGTAATGCAGCTTCGCCGGGGTTTTACTATAAAAAAAGGCGAGCGTGTGCTGATAGCGGAAGACGTTATTACCACAGGCAGATCGGTTAAAGAAGTCATGGTAGCGATCAGGCCGTATTCTCCTCGTATAATCGGGGTTGTTTCGTTGATAAACCGCAGCGCAAAGAATAAACCGTTTGGCCGTATCCCGTTTTACAGCGTTAAAACGCTGAACATCAAAACATATACTGCGGATAAATGTCCTTTATGCAAGGCAAATGTTCCTATTGCTAAGCCGGGCTCTCGCCAGATGCCCCGATAA
- a CDS encoding dihydroorotate dehydrogenase electron transfer subunit, whose product MQKLQTKAEILINKEIAPGHFKMALCIEGFAGKARPGQFLHIRAGAGYEPLLRRPISVHRISDRQDIVELLYKVNGKGTQLMSRRSKGTFLDVIGPLGNGFKVPKGQSNFVLIAGGMGVAPLVALADRLATYRKKAITVIIGAKDAASVVCVKEFQEIGAKVIVVTEDGSRGDRGLATAMLEKIIGDFDIRKASLRAGPRSVSDVTIGDYAPEVGLYACGPMGMLASVAKIVKPYKIKTQGSFEERMGCGVGACFGCAIKTQRGYERVCKEGPVFDLADIVWD is encoded by the coding sequence ATGCAAAAGTTGCAGACTAAGGCTGAAATTCTGATAAACAAAGAAATAGCCCCGGGGCATTTTAAAATGGCACTTTGCATTGAAGGGTTTGCCGGCAAAGCCAGGCCCGGCCAGTTTTTGCATATAAGAGCCGGCGCGGGATACGAGCCCCTTTTGAGGAGGCCTATAAGTGTGCATCGTATAAGTGATCGGCAGGATATCGTTGAGCTTTTGTACAAAGTAAATGGTAAAGGTACACAGCTTATGTCGCGCCGCTCAAAAGGTACTTTTCTTGATGTTATAGGTCCGCTGGGCAATGGTTTCAAAGTGCCCAAGGGCCAGTCAAATTTTGTTCTTATAGCGGGGGGTATGGGAGTGGCGCCTTTGGTAGCTCTGGCCGACCGACTGGCTACATATAGAAAAAAAGCCATAACCGTAATTATAGGCGCTAAAGACGCCGCCTCTGTCGTGTGCGTTAAAGAATTCCAGGAAATAGGTGCTAAGGTCATTGTTGTCACTGAAGACGGGTCACGGGGAGACCGCGGTTTAGCAACCGCCATGCTGGAAAAGATAATAGGAGATTTTGACATACGCAAGGCATCGTTACGGGCCGGGCCCCGTTCCGTCTCGGATGTGACCATAGGCGATTATGCGCCGGAAGTAGGCCTGTATGCCTGCGGCCCAATGGGCATGCTTGCCTCTGTAGCAAAAATAGTCAAGCCGTACAAAATAAAAACGCAGGGGTCTTTTGAAGAGCGTATGGGTTGCGGCGTCGGCGCTTGCTTTGGTTGTGCCATAAAAACACAACGCGGCTATGAACGTGTATGCAAAGAAGGTCCGGTGTTTGATCTGGCGGATATAGTCTGGGATTAG
- a CDS encoding aspartate carbamoyltransferase catalytic subunit, with protein sequence MSRWGQKDLLGLEYLTGEQIEHILLTADSFKEVSTRGVKKVPALRGKTVVNLFYEPSTRTRISFEIAAKRLSADVINIETETSSIRKGETLIDTGLNIQALKADIIVVRHNASGAAAMLARRVDISVINAGDGWHEHPTQALLDIFTIRQRLGRIQGLNISIVGDIAHSRVARSNIWGLTKLGARVTVCAPKMLIPPGIEKMGVRITDKIDNAIQEADAINVLRMQFERDKTTAFPKQLEYFKNFAVTEERLKRAKKDIIVMHPGPINRGIEISSEVADGCRSVILEQVTNGIAVRMAVLFLAWQGRRGL encoded by the coding sequence ATGAGCAGGTGGGGCCAAAAAGATCTTTTAGGGCTGGAGTATCTGACAGGGGAACAGATAGAGCATATCCTGCTGACCGCAGATTCATTCAAAGAAGTTTCCACAAGAGGCGTAAAAAAAGTCCCGGCCTTGCGCGGTAAAACAGTGGTGAATTTGTTTTATGAGCCGTCTACGCGCACAAGGATATCCTTTGAAATAGCGGCAAAACGCCTTTCCGCCGATGTAATCAACATTGAAACAGAGACATCAAGCATACGCAAGGGCGAGACCCTGATTGACACGGGCTTAAACATACAGGCGTTGAAGGCTGATATTATTGTGGTGCGGCATAACGCGTCCGGCGCCGCGGCAATGCTGGCCCGGCGGGTTGATATAAGCGTGATTAATGCCGGGGACGGTTGGCATGAACACCCGACACAGGCCCTGCTGGATATTTTCACGATTAGGCAGCGTTTGGGCCGCATACAAGGGCTTAACATAAGTATTGTCGGCGACATAGCGCATTCGCGGGTGGCCAGGTCAAACATATGGGGCTTGACAAAGCTTGGCGCTCGGGTTACCGTATGCGCGCCGAAGATGCTTATCCCCCCTGGGATTGAAAAAATGGGGGTAAGGATTACGGATAAAATAGACAATGCTATACAGGAAGCGGACGCAATCAATGTCCTGCGCATGCAGTTTGAGCGCGATAAAACAACGGCGTTTCCAAAACAGCTTGAGTATTTCAAGAATTTTGCAGTTACCGAGGAGCGGCTTAAACGGGCGAAGAAGGATATTATCGTCATGCACCCCGGCCCTATTAATAGAGGTATAGAGATATCAAGCGAAGTTGCTGACGGGTGCCGTTCGGTGATATTGGAACAGGTCACAAACGGGATAGCGGTTCGTATGGCGGTCCTGTTTTTGGCCTGGCAAGGCAGGCGGGGATTATGA
- a CDS encoding endonuclease Q family protein, which produces MGQFIADFHIHSRYSRATSPDMGVKNITAWAATKGIAVVGTGDFTHPLWRKELKKNLGRHTNGLYEYDKVKFILTAEISNIYKKNGKGRRVHTILFVPDFKTADRVSKELEKRGNISSDGRPIFGFDAKDLVKIALDASPQAMIVPAHVWTPWFSVLGSMSGFDSIEECFEEQSENIYALETGLSASPDMCWRVSSLDKYSLISNSDSHSPGKIGREANVFDTGLGYEHILSALKEKDSKRFLYTIEFFPQEGKYHYDGHRSCGVCYSPSQTRMCAGICPVCGKKLTIGVMSRVEALSDRPENFMPKDAIPFRRLVPLLELIAATQKKGICSKTVISEYKAAINFFGSEFNALLFADSSVLYKGLSCKTADAVLNVRQGNVGVRAGYDGVYGTIDLNPASVKRTDYACGGNHAKVAD; this is translated from the coding sequence ATGGGGCAATTTATAGCGGATTTTCATATACATTCACGATATAGCCGGGCAACAAGCCCTGATATGGGTGTGAAAAACATAACCGCATGGGCCGCGACAAAGGGAATAGCGGTTGTCGGGACAGGGGATTTTACCCATCCCTTATGGCGTAAGGAGCTTAAAAAAAACTTGGGCCGGCATACAAACGGTTTATATGAATACGATAAAGTTAAATTCATATTAACCGCCGAAATAAGCAATATCTATAAAAAGAATGGCAAGGGCAGACGCGTGCATACCATTTTGTTTGTACCCGACTTTAAAACAGCCGACCGTGTAAGCAAAGAACTTGAAAAGCGCGGCAATATCTCTTCGGATGGCAGACCGATATTTGGCTTTGACGCCAAGGACTTGGTAAAGATCGCCCTTGACGCTTCGCCGCAGGCCATGATTGTGCCGGCGCACGTATGGACCCCGTGGTTCAGCGTGCTTGGGTCCATGTCGGGTTTTGATTCAATAGAAGAGTGTTTTGAAGAACAGTCGGAAAATATTTATGCCCTGGAAACAGGATTAAGCGCCTCCCCTGATATGTGCTGGCGGGTGAGCTCGCTTGATAAATATAGCCTTATTTCAAATTCAGATTCTCATTCGCCAGGTAAGATAGGAAGAGAGGCCAATGTGTTTGATACCGGGCTTGGATATGAGCATATACTATCCGCCTTAAAAGAAAAAGACAGCAAACGCTTTCTGTACACGATAGAATTTTTTCCCCAGGAAGGCAAATATCATTATGACGGCCACCGCTCGTGCGGGGTTTGTTATAGCCCCAGCCAGACCAGGATGTGCGCCGGCATATGCCCTGTCTGCGGGAAAAAATTGACTATAGGCGTAATGAGCAGGGTTGAAGCGTTGTCGGACAGACCCGAGAATTTTATGCCCAAGGATGCGATACCTTTCAGGCGCCTTGTTCCTTTGCTTGAATTGATCGCGGCAACTCAAAAAAAGGGTATTTGCTCAAAAACAGTTATAAGTGAGTATAAGGCTGCTATAAATTTTTTTGGTTCTGAATTCAACGCCTTGCTTTTTGCCGATAGCAGTGTTCTTTACAAGGGCCTGTCGTGCAAAACGGCGGATGCCGTGTTGAATGTAAGGCAAGGTAACGTGGGCGTAAGGGCGGGCTATGATGGTGTTTATGGGACTATTGATTTAAATCCCGCATCTGTTAAACGCACGGATTATGCTTGCGGAGGAAATCATGCAAAAGTTGCAGACTAA
- the lpxA gene encoding acyl-ACP--UDP-N-acetylglucosamine O-acyltransferase, producing MSIHPTAIVSKNSEIDKSADIGPYAVVEDDVIIGPNCKLHAGAYVLKGSRLGAGCIVHTGACLGGEPQDIAFKGTKSYVIIGAHNVFREHVTVHRGTEDGSSTVIGDNNYFMCLSHIAHNCKIGNKVIICNNSLLAGHVEVEDMAFVSANCLIHQFVRIGKLSIIGGGVRLNKDFPPYMSTGDDNVVTAYNIIGLRRAGISPVIRDKIKQAYKILYRQGLNMGNALSKLESALAGEEIKHLADFIKESKRGVCAAHSNRDKH from the coding sequence GTGAGCATACATCCAACAGCAATAGTTTCAAAGAACAGCGAGATTGATAAAAGCGCCGACATAGGCCCCTATGCGGTGGTAGAGGACGACGTTATTATAGGCCCCAACTGCAAACTGCATGCCGGAGCTTATGTGTTAAAAGGCTCCAGGCTCGGCGCCGGTTGCATTGTGCACACAGGCGCTTGCCTTGGCGGTGAGCCGCAGGATATAGCTTTTAAAGGAACCAAGTCATATGTTATCATCGGCGCTCATAATGTTTTTAGAGAGCACGTTACTGTGCATCGCGGCACAGAAGATGGTTCGTCAACCGTTATTGGTGACAATAATTATTTTATGTGCTTATCACATATTGCCCATAACTGCAAGATTGGCAATAAAGTGATTATATGTAATAACAGCCTTCTGGCGGGCCATGTGGAGGTGGAAGACATGGCGTTTGTCTCTGCCAACTGTCTTATTCATCAGTTTGTCAGGATTGGGAAACTATCTATTATAGGCGGCGGGGTCAGGCTAAATAAAGATTTCCCCCCCTACATGAGCACAGGCGATGACAATGTGGTTACGGCGTATAATATTATAGGCCTAAGGCGTGCCGGCATAAGCCCTGTTATCCGCGACAAAATAAAGCAAGCTTATAAAATCCTATACCGGCAAGGCCTTAATATGGGCAATGCTTTAAGCAAGCTGGAATCCGCGCTGGCCGGAGAGGAAATAAAGCATTTGGCCGATTTTATAAAAGAGTCTAAAAGGGGCGTGTGTGCCGCGCACTCTAATCGCGATAAGCACTAA
- a CDS encoding DUF2764 family protein has protein sequence MANKYYYLIASLPALRLTQQGPVDRQGFLSECRKWLSDGDIKRIEGAALGNAAGSDGTPVLRAWREFDKNLRSELAEARILAKSNRRDRPALSIKGIWEQPDPLLIEQAFERFRWEYLDSLEAGNFFDINFLILYYIKLQIIERLSHFNKEIGEGVFQDMCEVKYE, from the coding sequence ATGGCAAATAAATATTATTATCTTATCGCGTCATTGCCTGCCTTGAGGCTCACCCAGCAGGGCCCCGTGGATAGACAGGGATTTTTATCAGAGTGTCGTAAGTGGTTAAGCGATGGCGACATAAAAAGGATAGAAGGCGCCGCCCTGGGCAATGCCGCGGGTTCCGACGGCACGCCGGTTTTAAGGGCGTGGAGGGAATTTGACAAAAACCTGCGTTCTGAATTAGCCGAGGCGCGTATTTTAGCTAAAAGCAATAGGCGTGACAGGCCGGCCTTGTCTATAAAAGGTATCTGGGAGCAGCCCGATCCCCTCCTTATAGAGCAGGCATTTGAGAGGTTTAGGTGGGAATATTTAGACAGCCTGGAAGCAGGGAATTTTTTTGATATTAATTTTTTAATATTGTATTATATAAAGTTGCAAATAATAGAAAGACTAAGCCATTTTAATAAAGAAATCGGAGAAGGGGTATTCCAGGATATGTGCGAGGTAAAATATGAGTAA
- the pyrF gene encoding orotidine-5'-phosphate decarboxylase, with amino-acid sequence MKVPNSKGKGAKGADKTQLIVALDVDTLAQARRLVDMLYPDVSIFKVGSQLFTGSGRDSVAMVRKKGADVFLDLKFHDIPNTVAGAVRQACSMGVLITNVHALGGRAMMEAAFQARGRQKKPLLLAVTMLTSMDRGELENVGIARAPRSQIKKLALLAKDCGMDGVVCSGREIDVIRQACGKDFIVLTPGIRPPYWVSDQDQKRVVTPHQASNKGADYIVVGRPIAKSKNPLKSARDILSDLA; translated from the coding sequence ATGAAGGTGCCAAACAGCAAAGGTAAAGGCGCAAAGGGCGCGGACAAAACACAACTTATCGTCGCTTTAGATGTTGATACCCTGGCCCAGGCGCGGAGATTGGTTGACATGCTGTATCCGGATGTGTCAATATTTAAAGTAGGCAGTCAGCTTTTTACCGGATCAGGCCGCGACTCTGTTGCCATGGTCCGCAAAAAAGGCGCCGATGTTTTTTTGGATTTAAAATTTCATGATATACCCAATACTGTGGCGGGCGCCGTGCGGCAGGCCTGTTCCATGGGCGTCCTGATAACTAACGTGCATGCTTTGGGCGGCAGGGCTATGATGGAGGCGGCTTTTCAGGCAAGAGGACGGCAAAAAAAACCCTTATTATTAGCCGTTACCATGCTTACAAGCATGGACAGGGGAGAATTGGAAAACGTCGGTATTGCTCGCGCGCCCAGGTCGCAAATTAAAAAACTTGCTTTATTAGCTAAAGACTGCGGCATGGACGGAGTCGTTTGCTCCGGGCGGGAAATAGATGTAATACGCCAGGCGTGCGGTAAAGATTTTATTGTACTTACTCCCGGCATACGGCCCCCATACTGGGTTTCTGACCAGGACCAAAAGAGGGTTGTTACGCCGCACCAGGCATCTAATAAAGGCGCTGATTACATAGTTGTCGGAAGGCCTATCGCCAAATCTAAAAATCCTTTAAAATCCGCAAGAGATATATTATCGGATTTGGCTTAA